The region TCGACAATCCAGCCTCGACGATGCTCATAACTTTTACCAGTGAGCTTATCTTCCCCACATAGGTAGGTGGATATTGCCGAAGTCAGTTAGCGGAATGAATTACAGAAAAAAACGTAAGTCTCACATGAAAGTGAGACTAGTTTTTATTTTTTACTGAATAAAACCCCCGTTAAACCAGAAGTTTCAACAAGAGTTTGGTAGTCGTTTTCAGGAACATTATGACCAAGTATTAATCCCATTCGTTGTTTCGTTTTAAACATACAAGTACCTGACAGCTTGCTTTCATCTAGAGCAGCTTTACCTATCAAAAAACGACCGGATTCCATTAGCTCCATTGTTGTAGACTCGGGATCTAACGCATCGACTACATTAGTAATATGATGAATCCACCATTTTTTTCCATCACATTCAAAAGGCAGTAGTTCACCCGACTCTTCAAGTATTTCTCTTAAAACTTTAACCGCTTTTTCAGAGTATGCTAACGCCTGAACATTAAATTTTGTAACATCTGCTATAGGTAATTCATGTTTAGTGTTATCATATGTAGCATCTAAGTAAACTCTTGCTCCTTTCCACTCACCAATTTTAGGTACCCCTTTAAAATCGAAGTAGCCCTCTACTTGTAAATTGATATTTTCATCATCATCTATTAAATAAAACGCTTGATATTTTTTAATATCAGCTTTAACTCTATAAATACTCATTACCAATCCTCAACATCAATTTCATTACCATCTTTGTACGGGAACCTGCCTTCTACCAGCCGAGATCGTATTTTGCTTAAGATATCAACCAAGCCTTCTTTAGAATTAACATCAACTAATACTTCATCTAAGTTAAGATAATACTGAATTGTATGCACTGTCCGATGAGCAGGAGCTTTAGGCATTTTATCATGAGGAACATTACGAACAAAATTAGGCAACCAAACTCCATTTACAGGGTCATCAATGCGGATTTTATATCTAGCTAAAATGGCTCTTGCTGCAATGGCATATTGGCTTGCTCCACTTATAATCGCATGAGCTTCAAAGTCTAAAGATGGCTTAGGCATACCTGAAACCGACATATGTTTACCTAATCTCGGCGGAACATGTCTCTCTTTTACCAATTGCGAATTACTCATCGTTTTAGCTTTTATACGGTATTCATTAACAGCCCTTTTAGCCTCTATTATTGAACGAAATTTCACTTCATTAAAAACACGATCTGTTCTTTGATTAATAGCACATTGTTTAGCTTCAGGATTAACTTCCTTCACTAATTCACTGATAGATTTACGTAATTCACGATATTCCAGCTCATATATTTGAGTACCATTTACAAGTGTAATTTTTTTCATTTACATTCTTATAAGATCCCATAAAAATCAATAAAAACAAGCGAATTGCCAAAAATCAATCTGTTTTTAGATAATTGGTAGATTGTGATAATATTTATAACACTAGAGTTACGATAACGATTAATTAAATCTCATTATGTTAATATCCTATACAATATGAATTTCATTTTATCATACGATATGAAGATGTTATAACCTCTACCACCTAACTTATAAAAGTGGGCTACAGCGAAATAATCAAGACTTAAAACTCTAATTTAATTAAGAAGACAAACATCAGCACCATTATCTTCTTGCAGCCTTGCCCTAGTAACCTCTTTGTATTTGGACAACACAGCAACAGAGACATCGTTATTTTTCATTAAAACTTGTTAGGTAAAACCAACCATTTCAAACTGGCTACCGCCCTGAGTTTTTACTATCACGCAAGGATCTTGAATCGAGGTCAACATATCCTTGTGGTTATAATATGTTCTATCTCTTTCTCCAATTCTATCCGCTTAATTCGTTTCTCTAATTCTTTGATTTTTATCTTATCTGGCGATAAGGCATTGGCGTGTTCATTAGAGACATTACGCTCTTGCTTTAGCTGTCTAACCCATTTATCCATTGCCGATTTACTCACACTCATTAGCTCTGCGGCTTCTGTAACGGTGTGCTCACCATCAACAACTAATTGTGCTGCCTCAAGCTTAAATTCAGCGGAGTATGTTGGTCTTTTTTGTTTTGTCATTTTGTCACCTAAGGTTTATGAGGTGCATGATAACACCTCTATTTAGGTGGCCAAATTAACTATGCCACTTCACTCTAGATATTGACACCAGCTTACCAATAGAGAAGTTATCGAAGCTTTCGGATAACACCAACACAAGTAAAAGCGACAACAGTGTAATAACACCTGCATTAATTTCGCCTTTAGGCTCTATATAAAAGTAACTAAAGGCAATCATCGCAACGATCAGAGCACAAAATGCAACAATCATGCATCGGACGAACCAATTTGATTTTTTCTCAGTATTCTCCATAAACATCCTTGATTGCTAACGTCTGGTTAATGGGCAAAAAATTGTTGGCTAAAATAAGCGACGAAGGAGCAATAACAAACTGTTTTTTGTCCTTATTTAACAGCTTTTTAGCCGTTACTACGCATATATTTAATCTTTTGAAGCTTTAAATATACTTCTTCGAAAGCGGATTTTTTCTCTGGAAAACGGGACATACCTTCTTTAAAGATAGTATAAGCCGAATCGACGTCTCCTAAATTAATATAGCTTTGACCTTTGTAATAGAGAGCGGTATAGCCATCTGGCTCTATTCGTAATGATTCGTCAAAATACTTAATAGCATTTTCATTATCTCCCATATCCATATATGTAAAAGCAATATTATCGATAGCTTCGATAAACATAGGAAATATGTCTGTGGCTTCTGAATAAAGAGCAATAGCTTCATTAAATTTAGATTGCTTACCTAAGGCATAGGCTTCTTTATATTTAGAGTTTGCTAATGAGATTAATTCATCTATATTCTGTTTTGTAACTTCAGCATAACGTTGAAAGTTAGTATGCTTAAGATATTCAATAAAACCAACTAGCTCACTATTTTCTATGTTCCTGTTGCCAAGTAATTCCCATGACTGTGCAAAATTCTCAGCGGCAATAGGTGCGTGATATATTTTCACAGGTCTTTTCTCTAAACTTTTTATTGATGGTTTGCTTTTACTGTCTTCAAATACCATTACATGAAGCGTAACTTGCTTATCTTCGATTTTATCTACATCCAGTACTTTCAGAGCCTTCCACAAACTTTCTTTTTGGACTAACACATCTCCTGCAACAAACTGATAATTTTTAGTTATAGGTTCAGCTTGAGGAGTAGTTGAAAACCCCAGAACACTAATAAAAGTAAGGATTGAAGACATTGGTTTAGATTTACGCATGAGTTTCCTTGACGGCTAACAGCTTATTGATTAGCAGTAGGATAACCTCCTGCTTTCTTGTAAGTTTCTTCGCCAAAATATCACTTGTAAGTGTTTGTTGTAAATATATTATTTAACAAAAAATACAGGTTAAATATGACAATTTAGCAGATAAAAAAGATGCATAGGTGTTTACGAGGTCTGCATAGCACTTTTATATATATTACAAACTATTGATAATAATAAGTTAATGTTTAACAGTTAGTATTATCGATGCGCCAATCCAACGATTTATGCATCTTTTTCATAGCAATTATTTTTTGGAGGCTATACGGACAGAGATCAGGGGACGCCAAAGAGATGGGACAGGCATAACTTTATCTTGCTTGAAATAACGGGTGTAGATACAGCTGTAATACCTAATTCAGCCAGAAATCACATCACAAAATGTAATGACTCTTCATTTGAAGACTATCAAACTTTGGGGCATAAACGAGTTAGTTAACTCACCCTGTAATGGTCAATCGAAGAAACACACTTGCTTGAAATAACGGGTGTAGATGCGGCTGTGAGCTTCGATTTCAGGGATGAAATCGCAGAGCGTATAGGGATATATTCACAGCGTCTCGCAGAAGTATCTACACATTAGCACGCTGCAAGCGATAGATAGCTATGAAGCTGTGACCTTCAAAAAACAACCCAATACCGAATATAACCTAGACCCAACAACACTAAATGTACTATTGTGAAAATATGGTCTTCATTCGAAGGTAAACCAATTTTGGGGTAATAATAAATTAGCAAACTCAAATCGAAGGACACCTTGGCTTAAACCAAAATAAGCAGAGATCTCAAATAAAATCGGCGACTAATTTATCTGCTACCGATAAAAGCTTAACTCGACTCGACCACAAGAAGGTGAGTAACACACCTAACGATTAAGGCAATGACTGGATTATTAACATCTAAACAATGAACTTTTTACGCTTCCCACGCTCTACCAATACAAGCCGTATAGAGAAGTAACAAACAAGGACACCATTTAATGCATAAGATAAAAATATTTTGGAAAAATAACAAACAGTTGTTTATTTTTATCATTTTAATGTCTGTTTTTAGAAGTACGGTAGCAGACTGGTACACCGTTCCCACAGGCTCAATGCAGCCGACCATTAAAGAAGGTGACCGTATTGTCGTCAATAAGATGGCTTACGATTTAAAAGTCCCTTTTACTCAAACATCATTAATTAAAACAGGGGAGCCTGAACGTGGTGACATTATTGTTTTTGAATCAAAAGCAGCAACTAACCGTTTGATTAAACGTGTTATCGGATTGCCTGGTGACAACGTCAGTTTACACAATGAAGTATTGTTGATTAATGATGAAAAATTGAATTACACAATGGTCACTGAAAATAATCACGCATTAGTTGCAGATGAAACAATCAGTGGCTTAACTCATAGGATCCGTATTGAAAAAAATGCTAGCGACCGTTTAAGTACCTTTTCAACAATGACAGTGCCCAAAAATCACTATTTAGTCATGGGAGATAATCGTCGTAATAGCGCTGATTCACGGGTTTATGGATTTGTACCCAGAACAGAAGTAAAAGGTAAAGCCACAGCTATCGCTTTTTCACTTGATTACGATGACTATTACCTCCCACGTAAAAATAGATTTTTCACAAGCCTATATAATTAGGCCGCCTTCTAAATGGCAGCTGGCTAGTTTGTCAGATAACAAGTTTTAACTATCTTTTTGATTGGGTTCATTGAGCTGATTTGGTGTTAGATGAATCAGCCAAAAATCAAATTTAAACACTTAAGCTCGGGTCAACACATTGGTAAATATTACCGATACTGTCTTTATCATCAAGCAGCTGGTGAGCTAAGCGTGCCACTTCACTTCGATGAATTAAGCCATGGGTTTCTGTATATTGTGACAGACTTCCCTTTCCAGTAACCGGACCATCTTGCAACCCTCCAGGACGTAAAATGGTAAAATCTAAACCACTACTTTGCAGCCAAGATTCGGCTAATGATTTTTCTCTGACTGCGAAACCAAATACTGTCCTTGCACGTTCTGGCAAATATTTCCATGAATCGCCACAACCTAACGATGTGATCAACAGAAAACGGTTAATATTGTTATTCTCTAGTGCATCAATTAAGTGCCTATGACCAATATAGTCGACGGGAACATCGCTGCGAAAACTCCCCATTGTAGACAGAACCCATGCATTTATTGGGATGGCATCCACACTCCTTTGAACCTGCTCTTGATCTGTGGCATCACACACAATGGTGTGAATTCCAAGCTCAAGTAGACGTGGATTCTTTGCTGGGTTTCGCACAATAGCAATGACTGTGAAATCTTTTTTATAAAAATATTCAACCATCGCAGCCCCTAAACCGCCTCCAGCACCCCATATTACGATTGTTTTCATCTATGTTCATCCAATTAATAATGATAAAAATATAGCTATAGATAGTCATTTTATGCTAACTAAATTAAACGCTTACGTATTAACAGTACATCTTAAGATTAACCATTTCACTGTAAGAGTGCCTAATATTAAGCTATCAGTCTAGTTTTAGGGCTTAGAACTTATAGTTACGGCGAACTTCACTGACTAAGCGGTGACGTGAACTTTGTAACCTTTCGTGTGGGGCGAACAGTGAACTCACAGAATCCAACAGATTAACTGCAACTGTCAGCCTATTTATTTGTTCGTCAGTTAATAAATTAATCTCTAACAGTACATTAATTTCAAGGATTGATAATTCTTTAGCAGCAATATCTTCTGGTAAACCAGATTTGGTACACAAACCATATATTCCATCTAAAAAATGAGTCCACTCCTGCTTTATGTGATCATTAAGTGCTGAAGTTATGTCTAGGTGATGCGGACAATGACCTTGCTCTTTAAGGCACTCAATAGACCGTTTGTAGCGCTCTGCAAAAACAGAGTAGACTGCTTCAGTTGAACTCACCGATTGAATAACAGCTAACCAAGAAGCGTAACCTTTTGCATAATATTCTACTTCTTGTTCATTATTATATAATCCAAAAAATGAATCACTTTTTAAATTTAGGCTTAATTTATAAGAGCACTTAGGCATGACTCTCTGCTGTTGGTATTTTAAAAAATCTTGCTCGGTCACTTTTGACATATCAAGCAGTTCTTGCTTAGTAAAAAAATATTCATTTAGGTACATTATTAATTCCATTCACTTTTAACCTCCATAACAATCGAACACTAGGCTAACATATACTCTGCTTATTTGAAGAGTTGAGAGGTTTTTCTAGGGGGTTTTTGTTACCAACAAATACACCAAAACAAACAAATGCAATACCAATAATTTGTACCCAATGCACCTCGACGCCTAACACCATATTGATCAGCAAAGTGAATACTGGTATCAAATTAAACAATGACGTGACTCGACTTGGTCCAAGTATTAGTGAACCTTTCATCCAAAAATAATACGCGATTAACGTTCCAGCAATCCCCATATAAATAATGAGTAATACATCTTGTGTCTTTAAAGCTGCTAATGCATGAAATGGGCTATCCACTAGACTTGCCACAATCAGCATTTGTATGCTGCCTATTCCTATCATCCAACGTAATTGCTGGCTTAATGGTACATGAGAAAGCCAGCGTTTTGACAAAATAGTGTATAAGCAACCACTAATGAGAGCAATCATCATCAACATCTCGCCTAAATTGAACCTTAACGAAGTGATATTGCCCTGAGTGATCACTAACAGAACACCAAATAAACTAATCAACACACCCATAATATTAAAACGAGAAATATGGGTGTTAAGTAATAATGCCGATAATAAAATACCTGCAAGGGGCATGTTAGCCGTCACAATCGAGGCATTCATCGAAGATGTGTATTGTAACGCTGAAAAAATTGAAAAATTTTGGATAGTAATACCAAGAGTTGCAATAACCAATAGCACTATAAAGTCATGCCATTTAAGTGTAGATTCAGAGGTAGCCTTCCAAGTTCTATGTATCATCAATACCACAGCTGCAACTACAAAACGAAATGTTGCAGCCATAATGGGTGAAACAGTAGAGCTTATTGCTTTAATGGCAATGAAATTACTGGCCCAGAAAAAAATGGCTATAATCACCCCAAACCAGACATACCGAATGTTAGACATATTTGTCTCATGTTTTGAAAAATAAGAAGAAACAATATACATTACACTTTCGATTGTTAAGAGCCAGAAATAAGAGGTTACATCTCAAATATGAAAGCTAATTCGTTAGATGATCTCCAACTATTTGTACAAGCAACAAAATATCAAAGCTTAACTCAAGCTTCTCATCGTTTGGAAATACCTTTGGCAACATTAAGTAGGCGTATAAAACGATTAGAACTTCAGTTGAATTGTCGATTGCTGAATCGCAGTCCACACCATTTTTCATTAACACGCGATGGTACGCGTTATAGACAATTGTGTGAACCTTTTATTCATGGCCTTCAGAATGTACAACAACAGATAGAAGAAGACAGGACTGCACTAACGGGAAAAATCAAAATTTCTGCTCCGATCAACATGACACAAATCTGGTTAAAGCACTGCATTTTTGAATTTGCAACAATGCACCCTGATATTTATATAGAACTGGATGTACAAAATGAAAAAATAGACTTGCACGCCAAACATGTCGATATCACTTTTAGAGTCGGTGACTGTATTGAGTCCGATTGGATTGCAAGAAAACTGTGGCGATTACCTTTTGGCTTGTGTGCATCGACGCTTTACCTTAAGCAGCACTTACCAATTTTGCACCCATCAGATCTGGTTCAACATCGCTTAATTACTATCTCAGCAGACTCTCATTGGAAGTTGGCTCATCAAATCACTGGTGAGATATTTTCATTACATAGTGGTTTTAATTTCAGTACCAATGATGTGTTATTAGCAAGAGACGCGGCCAACCAAGGACTGGGAATTACCTGGATGCCACCGTACTATTTTAATGATCCCAAAAATACTGAACATCATCTTGTACCTGTACTTCCTGATTGGTCTGGATATGAACGCGAGATATATCTAATGTACCGAGACCGAGATAAAAGACCTGCAAGAATAGATGCTTTTATTACCCATGTCTTCAAATGGAAAGCAAAATACAGTATAAACTCAACCTTCAACGGGTTACTTTAATTCAGCAAGGGCTTCGACACACAGGAAGTGTGAGTACAACGAATATTGAAATCACCTAAAGTGCTGAAATAGGCATCACTAAGCGACTATAAACTAACAATGACTGACTTGATTTTAGTCAGTAAAGAACCCGAGATGTGGGTCCTTTACTCCTAATGACTGTGATTAAAGAATGTTAGTGACAGAAACCTTCATAGTGCCAAACAAAGTTAGAATTGTAGGGGTCCTCTTCCCAGTTATCATAAAGTGCAGTAAAGCGATTGCCATAATACTGAACTTGGGAGCCCACTGGGTAATAATACATAGGCGACCATAATGGTAAATTGAAACAGGTATCTTCTGGCTCAGGTTTAGGTTCTGGCTTAGGTTCTGGCTCATTTCTGGATAAGTCTTCACCTATTTTGATATAAACATCAGCAGCACTGTTTGCTCCTTTGACCATAACATGAACATCAGCCCCTTGGATGCCATCAAAACCACAATATTCATCGTTATCATAATTTGCTGAACTACAATCATAATCATTGGCAGACGCTGGACGATCAATAGCCACATATAAATCTACATTACCCGTACCATAATAAGTCTGCACCCAAGCTTGCTGTGTCGGTAAGCCTTTTAGCAAGTAGTGTTGCTCATCAGCAGCACCTGTTTTGATTGCAACAGCGATATCCATTTCAAGTACTGATGTATCAGGATCGGGTTTAGGATTCGGATTGGGATCGGGTTTAGGGTTTGGCGGTTGGCCCGATGAACAGTCCTGAATATTAATCCCCACTTGAGCAAACGCTCGACCCACAGCACTTGAATCATAACCTAGGGTTTGCGCTGCTTTACAGACACCGTCAGCGCCTTGCTGAAAACTAGAGTATGGCGACCAATATAATTGATTGGCTGTAGCGTAGGCCATAAAAGCTTGCTTGATGTCCCATTTGTCACTTGTGGCTAAATGATAAAAGGCTTTATTAAAAACCCCCGAGCTATTGTGCACATCAATACCATTGTAATATTGATTAATATGATCAATCGAGCTGCCATCACGACTAGGATCGATAAAGTAACGCATAGCTTCATCGTATTTCATCACGTGCTCACCCATCTTCCAATTAAAGCTACCGTGAATATACTGGCTAAATGCCGCCGCTGAGACGTCCGAAAAAGATTCGTTAATACCACCTGACATACCGCGATACTCAAGATTTGAGTTCTGCTCAGTAAAGCCATGGCTGACTTCATGTGAAATCACATCCCAAGTGGCTAGCGGGTACATAGATTGGTTACCGTCACCAAACGTCATTTGCTGACCATCCCAAAAAGCATTGCCTACATTTGAGCCGTAATGTACCCGCATGGTTAATTTTTGGCGAATAGGAGAGGTGTTTAACCATTCGGTATACATGTCAAACACGCGCTGGCCAAAGTAGTGAGCGTCATTCATCGGCGCATAAGCGCCATTAACCGCTCGATAATTATTAACCTTACAATCAAACTGATGAACTTGTCCCCCGTATTCTTGATTGTTCATATTCACAGTAACCACATTTTTACTGTCCATCTGACAGTTATTATTTATTTCAAATCCTCCATATTTAGTATTTTCACCAAAATAATAGCGCCCACTTTTTTGGTTCCCTCCTGGACCTTCAGCTTGTATAAATGCCATCCCATTCCATTGTTCTATAATCTCACCAGATTTTGCATCCACTAAAGAAATAGGCCTAGAAGGTGATTTACCTTTTATTTGAACGTAATCGACTTTATAAATCAGACGCGCTGTTTGTTGCGCATCTAGCCAAATCAGTAACTCTGCGTTCGCTGCACGGATCGGTGTTGATGCTACCCCTCGAGACTTTCCTTTAACAATATCGATTGCCTGTCTGGCATTGAACATCGGCAAGAGTGAGCCAATATCATTTTCAATACCAGTCACGACTTGTCCGTGTACCGCTTGAACAAATCCTTTCGCTGATACATTCGTGACAATAGAATGGCCATAAATAGGGATACCATAATGGAGTTGTTGTTTGCGGATCAATACTTGCTGCCCAGCATTAACATGACTGACGTCACTATAGGCAAGGGCATGTTGATAATTGGCAGTGCTTTGCTTTTTATTCGTGTTGATTGCTTGTGAAATATCAATTTGACTGTGGTCAATGAAGCTGGCACCTTGCGAGGCAAAAGCGATAGGAAACAGCATTAGTAGCATTGATTTATACATACTTCTCCTTGGTATTTATTATTTATATTTATATTTATATTTATATTTATTATTATTAAAAATGAACTAGCTTAAAATTAAAGGCAGGTCCCCAAGCTCAATAAATTATATTGAGTTTATTTAAATCGTGATAAAACATAATGAATGAATCATTACACTGATGTATAGCAGTCAAAAAAACGACCTATACTATTGTGAAATACAATATTTAACACACTTTATAAAACCTAAATAATGATTATCCCTTGTCTATAATCTAGAAGTGAACACCTTTACATATATAAATAAAACGACGGTTAATGGAAGAAACTTTAATTTTTTATAAAAAAATTAACATTGTGTACGAAATGTTCATTTGCAGAATGGTCATCGATTGAAACTCAAATGGTTAAGCAACAAAAAGCCCGCTTATCTCTCGATAAGCGGGCTTGGTGTTTTATGAGGTGAGTTGGCCGATAAGCCGGGTCTTGTCGTGGACAGTTATTCATCTAGGCCTGCAATCACTCACAGGCTCAAGCGACCTACCCGGTTCCTACGCGAGCCACGCATTAACTATTAAAAGTACTGGAACCCTATTTGGTCTTGCTTCGGGTAGAGTTTACCTTGCTACGAACTATTACTAGCCGCACGGTGCGCTCTTACCGCACCCTTTCACCCTTACCTACTTGATAAATCAAGCAGGCGGTCTCCTCTCTGCTGCACTTGTCGTCGGTTCACACCGCCCAGGCATTACCTGGTACCCTGCTCTATGAAGCCCGGACTTTCCTCCCCGTTCTTACGAACGCGGCAACTGTCTAGCCAACTCGGCGCGGATTATAGCCTAAGCCAAGTCAACACTCCATTAAAAATAAGGGTTTCTCTCTCAATCGCTTAAAAATACATCGTGTAACGACAATGATTACAAACCGTTTTCAAGACCATACTTATAGAGTGCATTTTTTTTCAAGCCATGAATTTGACCCGCTAATGCGGCTGCCTTTTTCAACGGTAACTCTTCACACAACAGAGTTAAGGTATTAATCACCACCGTTGGGATGGCTTCATCTTCTGCAAGACGATGTCCGTGGCACATCACTACGATTTCGCCTTTTTGCTGATTAGGATCCGCTTTCACTTGCTCTAATACTTGTTTCACCGTCCCGCATAAAAAAGTTTCAAAGGTCTTGGTCACTTCTCGAGCCATCACAATGGCACGATCTTCACCAAGTACGGTCAACATAGAGGTTAAACTTTGCACTATACGATGTGGCGACTCGTAAAAAATCAAGGTTCTTGGATCTTCTTTTAATTCCGTTAACTTATCAATTCGCCCTTTCTCTTTTGCTGGTAAAAAACCTTCAAAAGTAAATCTATCTGACGGTAAGCCTGATGCACTGAGTGCCGTAATAGCGGCACATGCACCCGGCAGAGGGATCACTTTATACCCTGCTGCTCTGACTTGAGAGACTAGATGATACCCAGGATCTGAAATCAGTGGCGTACCCGCATCAGAGATCAAGGCAACAGGCTCTCCATTACTGAGCTTCTGGATTATCCAGCTGGCTCTATCCCTCTCATTGTGATCATGAAGGGCTGTTTTTTTTGTTTCTATCCCAAAATGGCTCAAAAGAATACCACTGTGACGCGTATCCTCACAGGCTATTAATTTAACATTATTAAGCACATCAATGGCACGGGAACTGATATCCCCTAAGTGGCCAATGGGCGTTGGAACAATGTAAAGTGCGACCGCCAGATCCATATCTACCTCGGTTTGACTACCACAAGACTTTCGTCCAGCGTGAGAGAAGGTTAAACTAGTGACAGCATCTTACCAGAGTGAAGGCCTGTGTTGAAAAGACTGAATACAACTAAATTAATTTCTATTGGGATTTTAGCCACAATATTATTCGGTTGTGGGACAACTCCTGCACCTGTAAAACCCACTCAAAGCCAACTATCATTGGTGAGTGCCCCTCTTCAACCCATTGAATACCTAAACAATGCAGCAAATACAAGCAATCCTGAGCAGCAAGCACGCTACCTACTGCTTGCCGCACACGCCTTTATTAATAACGCGAATACCAGTGCAGCAACGAAAGCACTTAATTCAGCTAAGACTCTGTTAGGCCAAAATACTGAACTGCTAGCAGAGTATAAATATCTCACAGCTCGAGTACTAGAGCTAACCTCCACTTACGATGATGCCCTTAGAGAACTCAACTATCCGTCTCAATGGCAATTAGCCGATTGGCAAATGGTGGCTTATTACCAATTTAAAGCCCACTTATACCAAGAGATCAAACAACCTATTGAGCAAGCCAGACAGCTGAGCTTATTAAGTGTTTATTTGCCAAGAGCACAAGCAAATGAAGTGAACGATAAAATCTGGCACGTGTTACAACCCATGCATGAGCAAACATTGCTCGACTTTAGCCATGACTCGGCGACCCCTATTTTTGCTGGTTGGTTACAACTAGCTTACATTGCTAAACACTATGCGATTAATCCTAATGAACTCGTCCAACACTTAGGAAAGTGGCAGTATACTCATCCGGATCATCCAGGAGCCATAAAGCTACCAACAGATCTTGAAAAAGCGTTAAATGCTAAACCTTACCGT is a window of Shewanella sp. VB17 DNA encoding:
- the rsmI gene encoding 16S rRNA (cytidine(1402)-2'-O)-methyltransferase; the encoded protein is MDLAVALYIVPTPIGHLGDISSRAIDVLNNVKLIACEDTRHSGILLSHFGIETKKTALHDHNERDRASWIIQKLSNGEPVALISDAGTPLISDPGYHLVSQVRAAGYKVIPLPGACAAITALSASGLPSDRFTFEGFLPAKEKGRIDKLTELKEDPRTLIFYESPHRIVQSLTSMLTVLGEDRAIVMAREVTKTFETFLCGTVKQVLEQVKADPNQQKGEIVVMCHGHRLAEDEAIPTVVINTLTLLCEELPLKKAAALAGQIHGLKKNALYKYGLENGL
- a CDS encoding M4 family metallopeptidase, which gives rise to MYKSMLLMLFPIAFASQGASFIDHSQIDISQAINTNKKQSTANYQHALAYSDVSHVNAGQQVLIRKQQLHYGIPIYGHSIVTNVSAKGFVQAVHGQVVTGIENDIGSLLPMFNARQAIDIVKGKSRGVASTPIRAANAELLIWLDAQQTARLIYKVDYVQIKGKSPSRPISLVDAKSGEIIEQWNGMAFIQAEGPGGNQKSGRYYFGENTKYGGFEINNNCQMDSKNVVTVNMNNQEYGGQVHQFDCKVNNYRAVNGAYAPMNDAHYFGQRVFDMYTEWLNTSPIRQKLTMRVHYGSNVGNAFWDGQQMTFGDGNQSMYPLATWDVISHEVSHGFTEQNSNLEYRGMSGGINESFSDVSAAAFSQYIHGSFNWKMGEHVMKYDEAMRYFIDPSRDGSSIDHINQYYNGIDVHNSSGVFNKAFYHLATSDKWDIKQAFMAYATANQLYWSPYSSFQQGADGVCKAAQTLGYDSSAVGRAFAQVGINIQDCSSGQPPNPKPDPNPNPKPDPDTSVLEMDIAVAIKTGAADEQHYLLKGLPTQQAWVQTYYGTGNVDLYVAIDRPASANDYDCSSANYDNDEYCGFDGIQGADVHVMVKGANSAADVYIKIGEDLSRNEPEPKPEPKPEPEDTCFNLPLWSPMYYYPVGSQVQYYGNRFTALYDNWEEDPYNSNFVWHYEGFCH